The Papilio machaon chromosome 25, ilPapMach1.1, whole genome shotgun sequence genome contains a region encoding:
- the LOC106717969 gene encoding uncharacterized protein LOC106717969, with amino-acid sequence MSATNKEKTTREGPVRGESLGGSDSRPIGPIVYGGAIRRVKEERRLGSNGGSREEKEKERDRVRRLSDSDTDSRDSMASASSRFASMESLDQDGRFWSEGRGQKRPRDKELSGSSTDTPAKGAHKRRGRGRPPTTGEYVGLAAAKETLRKATEAEMRARAEAELLDSVLEARKTRSALVTAGPSNAAPLEVEEDTATTVLKRIGSSLDVVERVAKKSSNLKGTFVRALQDAVSAIKEDVAGLAQRSVSDETRALQADNARLQADMASLRKELNEMRQEMERVRKQGSANALMDTTMEAVPVRPPQPQLETSLEDICRTVMVQVGGMLNARLASLEDRLLPERNLRPPLASDKKKEARTYATATAEPTPVPSLGTQKTAGTKVLPVPAQPGPSGLTRQAPNVPKKKNKKDSKKGAKKKEKTRPSTSENSKSSPVAPVAPSNAAPPRRPPNPDALEENWVTVGRNGKAQRQKSKAAPTQAPKSVPAPRPQRLKVPRSSAVVVTLTEAAINKGLTYSSVLKEARSKLDLKEVIGIEAVQFRRAVTGATIIRIPGATSAPKADILAQKLQEIYQNDDIKVSRPEKMIDIKIEGLDDSTTPEEVKEAIVKKGTCAADQVRTGQLRQNRSGLFDIWAQVPVTVAKKIATGRFLVGWVAAKVTIGRPRELRCYRCMQQGHAASQCEAEDRSQLCYKCGQEGHKAASCPSQPNCILCAAAGKDAKHRLGSLNCSAPRKTVNRRSLVFRRSAAPPSGERMEVVEATRD; translated from the coding sequence atgagcGCGacgaacaaagaaaaaactacCCGGGAGGGTCCCGTTCGCGGGGAATCCCTTGGTGGGTCGGACAGCCGGCCCATCGGCCCCATTGTATACGGGGGGGCCATTCGCCGTGTGAAGGAGGAGAGAAGGTTAGGGTCAAATGGAGGAAGTAGAGAGGAGAAGGAGAAGGAGAGAGATAGAGTGAGGAGGTTGTCTGATTCAGACACGGACAGTAGAGACTCCATGGCAAGCGCTTCCAGCCGCTTTGCTTCCATGGAGTCCTTAGACCAGGACGGGAGATTTTGGAGCGAGGGCCGCGGCCAGAAGAGGCCCAGAGATAAGGAGTTGAGCGGCAGCTCCACAGACACCCCCGCCAAGGGGGCACACAAGAGAAGAGGACGCGGCCGTCCACCAACCACCGGCGAGTACGTCGGGCTGGCGGCCGCCAAAGAAACTCTGAGAAAGGCGACAGAGGCGGAGATGAGGGCACGAGCCGAAGCGGAACTCCTCGACTCAGTTCTGGAAGCCCGCAAAACCCGCTCGGCTCTGGTCACGGCAGGTCCATCAAATGCCGCGCCACTGGAAGTTGAAGAAGACACGGCGACCACCGTCCTCAAACGGATTGGATCCAGCCTCGACGTAGTTGAAAGAGTGGCGAAGAAATCGTCAAACCTTAAGGGAACCTTTGTGCGCGCACTACAGGATGCCGTCAGCGCCATTAAAGAGGACGTCGCCGGCCTCGCCCAGAGGTCGGTATCGGATGAGACGCGCGCCTTGCAAGCAGATAACGCCCGCCTGCAAGCCGATATGGCCAGCCTCCGCAAGGAGCTGAATGAGATGCGCCAGGAGATGGAGAGGGTGCGGAAGCAGGGCTCCGCCAATGCCCTCATGGATACGACAATGGAGGCCGTCCCTGTCCGGCCCCCACAACCACAACTAGAGACCTCTCTTGAGGATATATGCAGGACGGTAATGGTCCAGGTGGGCGGTATGCTCAATGCCCGCCTGGCTTCCCTAGAGGATAGGTTGCTCCCCGAAAGGAACCTGCGACCACCATTAGCGTCGGACAAGAAGAAGGAGGCCCGCACGTACGCGACTGCAACCGCGGAGCCCACACCCGTACCATCTTTGGGTACTCAAAAAACAGCTGGAACAAAGGTGCTCCCGGTGCCAGCACAGCCCGGTCCCAGTGGGCTCACACGCCAGGCGCCCAACGTGCCCAAGAAGAAAAACAAGAAAGACTCCAAAAAAGGAGCCAAAAAGAAGGAGAAAACTCGGCCGTCGACTAGCGAGAACTCAAAGTCCTCCCCTGTCGCCCCCGTAGCACCATCAAATGCCGCCCCTCCTCGTCGTCCTCCAAATCCAGACGCGCTCGAGGAAAACTGGGTAACTGTAGGGAGAAATGGAAAGGCACAACGACAAAAGTCGAAAGCGGCTCCCACGCAGGCACCAAAATCTGTGCCCGCACCGCGACCGCAGAGACTAAAAGTGCCTCGAAGCTCTGCCGTTGTCGTGACGCTCACCGAAGCAGCAATCAATAAGGGGCTAACATATAGCAGTGTCCTGAAAGAGGCGAGATCGAAGCTCGATCTAAAAGAGGTGATTGGTATAGAAGCGGTGCAATTCCGTCGGGCGGTTACCGGGGCCACTATCATCCGCATCCCTGGCGCCACCAGCGCCCCGAAGGCAGACATCCTGGCGCAGAAGCTCCAAGAAATTTACCAAAACGACGATATCAAGGTCTCCAGACCCGAAAAAATGATCGACATCAAGATTGAAGGCCTGGACGACTCGACTACACCTGAGGAGGTCAAAGAGGCCATAGTCAAAAAAGGGACATGTGCGGCAGACCAGGTCCGAACTGGCCAACTCCGCCAGAACAGATCTGGCCTATTCGACATCTGGGCTCAGGTCCCTGTTACAGTAGCGAAGAAGATAGCGACGGGCCGCTTCTTAGTGGGCTGGGTGGCTGCCAAGGTCACCATCGGTAGACCCAGAGAACTACGATGCTATCGCTGCATGCAACAAGGGCATGCAGCAAGTCAATGTGAAGCAGAAGATCGTAGCCAACTCTGCTATAAATGTGGACAAGAGGGCCACAAAGCCGCATCCTGCCCGTCGCAACCGAACTGCATCCTGTGCGCGGCGGCGGGCAAGGATGCCAAACACCGACTGGGGAGTCTAAATTGCTCGGCGCCCAGAAAGACGGTTAATAGGAGATCGCTGGTTTTCCGCCGCAGCGCTGCCCCACCGAGCGGGGAACGTATGGAGGTTGTCGAAGCCACACGTGATTGA